A portion of the Clostridium gelidum genome contains these proteins:
- a CDS encoding ferritin-like domain-containing protein, which translates to MNILEFAINMELEGEKYYNDQAEIINDKYLKNIFLILAKDENSHAKILQDKSNNLSYDLKSNETLSEAKNLFKGIEDFKNEIKQKPDQLDLYRVALEKEKESIDLYEKLLSQAEDDKSKKLFEFLIQQEKDHYTTLEELVSQLNKSNDWVEAAEFGITSED; encoded by the coding sequence ATGAACATTTTAGAATTTGCAATAAATATGGAGCTTGAAGGAGAAAAATATTATAACGATCAAGCTGAAATTATTAATGATAAATATTTAAAAAATATTTTTTTAATACTAGCAAAAGATGAAAATTCTCATGCTAAAATCTTGCAAGATAAATCTAACAATTTATCTTATGACTTAAAAAGTAATGAAACACTATCTGAAGCTAAAAACTTATTTAAGGGAATTGAAGATTTTAAAAATGAAATCAAACAAAAGCCTGATCAATTAGATTTATATAGGGTTGCACTTGAAAAAGAAAAAGAAAGTATAGATCTTTACGAAAAATTGTTATCCCAAGCAGAGGATGACAAATCAAAAAAATTATTTGAATTTCTTATACAACAAGAAAAAGATCACTATACAACACTCGAAGAATTAGTTTCACAATTAAACAAAAGTAATGATTGGGTTGAAGCTGCTGAATTTGGTATAACATCAGAAGATTAA
- a CDS encoding DEAD/DEAH box helicase — MNFSIEKLSQDFENRIEFYKKQKGNEIIRSGKVNSLKENVDKENELIEITATVLSQRNYCYYSAQVLIDGNTSEIEDTECECRDFSDNITSSNKYICKHISAVLSKYIALRIARDNENKKRIENMGEDILNELTSLKNIKEKINLEVHLNNKNIHECFQANFKIGKKKMYVLKNVTDFINARFEDKEIEYGKEFTYYPEEHVFNEHDENIIDFIEEFVANDELKNSYGYANRGLINGKYLNIQDAVLRRFLHIVGDKKITLNCEKVKIIEEDIPLELDIVEKNDKYIVNILGESLKPISSKYDVFLFEENIYLPSKAQIKSLKIFYKYFDEFKRLEFKKEKALDMFNTVMPKLENMSSNIKVDKKIDNLVKNDLKAEFFLDIRKKQVVLDVNLKYGEEILKYFSNVTHKNKIIIRDINKEEQILETLTNLNFSYENNIFIFNAPEYDLYLFLGDKYKELELLGDVYYSDRFKDRKVYITPKIQANINDSEDNFLDFTFKIDDISPKEYKNILDAFKSKRKYYKLKNDSFINLEGEEINNLLGLIDNVSSNDKDGSIKFHKNKSIVLNDYLENNNLSFVKGKNIVKDIANKVLDLEKLQYTLPKNLKTQLRDYQIIGFKWFKNLSYLGFGGILADEMGLGKTVQTIAFLLSEKDKKSIIIAPTSLIYNWKNEFFKFAPSMKICVIHGNKNERAKLIENINDYDVILTTYGTLRNDEESYEKLNFDYCILDEGQNIKNPLAQSTKSVKNINAKSKFVLTGTPIENNLIELWSIFDFIMPNYLYNTTTFKKKFINNDDTKIELQKYIRPFMLRRLKKDVIRELPDKIEKNYYVELTKEQKKVYAAYVKDIKEKMEDENFQEDKITIFSYLTKLRQLCLDPSIIVENYKGGSGKIEEALNLIEENIKNEHKILLFSQFTSVLKNVSKELTKNNIEYMYLDGSTKASKRLELVDEFNNSNKCKVFLISLKAGGTGLNLTSAQVVIHFDPWWNPAVEEQATDRAHRIGQKNVVQVFKLISEGTIEERIINMQENKKELINDVLNSDYKGENMLSSLSKEELIKLFS; from the coding sequence ATGAATTTTAGTATAGAAAAATTATCACAAGATTTTGAAAATAGAATTGAGTTTTATAAAAAGCAAAAAGGAAATGAAATAATTAGAAGTGGGAAAGTAAATAGTTTAAAAGAGAATGTAGACAAGGAAAATGAGCTTATAGAAATTACTGCTACTGTTTTATCACAAAGAAATTACTGTTATTATAGTGCTCAGGTTTTAATAGATGGAAATACTAGTGAAATTGAAGATACAGAGTGTGAATGTAGAGATTTTTCGGATAATATAACTTCAAGTAATAAGTATATATGTAAGCATATATCCGCTGTTTTATCAAAATATATAGCTTTAAGAATAGCTAGGGATAATGAAAATAAAAAAAGAATTGAGAATATGGGTGAAGACATATTAAATGAACTTACAAGTTTAAAGAACATAAAAGAAAAGATCAATTTAGAGGTGCATTTAAATAATAAAAATATTCATGAGTGTTTTCAAGCAAATTTTAAAATTGGAAAGAAAAAAATGTATGTATTGAAGAATGTAACGGATTTTATAAATGCTAGATTTGAAGATAAAGAAATCGAGTATGGAAAAGAGTTCACATATTATCCAGAAGAACATGTATTTAATGAACATGATGAGAATATAATTGATTTTATAGAAGAATTTGTAGCTAACGATGAATTGAAAAATTCATATGGATATGCTAATCGTGGATTAATTAATGGAAAATATTTAAATATTCAGGATGCGGTGCTTAGACGTTTTTTACACATTGTAGGGGACAAAAAAATAACATTAAATTGCGAAAAAGTGAAAATTATTGAAGAAGATATTCCTTTAGAACTTGATATAGTTGAAAAAAATGATAAATATATTGTAAATATACTTGGAGAGTCTTTGAAACCAATTAGTAGTAAATATGATGTTTTTCTTTTTGAAGAAAATATTTATTTACCTTCTAAAGCACAAATAAAAAGTCTTAAGATATTTTATAAGTATTTTGATGAATTCAAAAGGTTAGAATTTAAAAAAGAAAAAGCTTTAGATATGTTTAATACAGTAATGCCTAAATTAGAAAACATGAGTTCTAATATTAAAGTAGATAAGAAGATTGATAATTTAGTAAAAAATGATTTGAAAGCTGAATTCTTTTTAGATATAAGAAAAAAACAAGTAGTATTAGATGTAAATCTTAAGTATGGAGAAGAAATATTAAAATATTTTTCAAATGTAACACATAAAAATAAAATCATAATACGTGATATCAATAAAGAAGAACAAATTTTAGAGACCTTAACTAACCTTAACTTTTCTTATGAGAACAATATATTTATATTTAACGCACCAGAATATGATTTATATTTATTCCTAGGGGATAAGTATAAAGAATTAGAACTACTCGGAGATGTATATTATTCTGATAGATTTAAAGACAGAAAAGTTTATATTACTCCTAAAATCCAAGCAAATATAAATGATAGTGAAGATAACTTTTTAGATTTTACATTTAAAATTGATGATATATCTCCTAAAGAATACAAAAACATTTTAGATGCTTTTAAAAGCAAAAGAAAATATTATAAGCTTAAAAATGATAGTTTTATAAACCTTGAAGGTGAGGAAATTAATAACTTATTAGGATTAATAGATAATGTCTCCAGTAATGATAAAGATGGTAGCATAAAATTTCATAAAAATAAATCTATTGTTTTAAATGATTATTTAGAGAATAACAATCTATCATTTGTAAAAGGTAAAAATATTGTTAAAGATATTGCAAATAAGGTTTTGGATTTGGAGAAACTACAGTATACTTTGCCAAAAAACTTAAAAACACAATTAAGAGATTATCAAATAATAGGATTCAAATGGTTTAAAAATTTAAGTTATTTAGGTTTTGGTGGAATACTAGCTGATGAGATGGGACTTGGAAAGACAGTTCAAACTATTGCATTTTTACTTTCTGAAAAAGATAAAAAGTCTATAATAATTGCACCAACATCATTAATATACAATTGGAAAAATGAATTTTTTAAATTTGCACCATCTATGAAGATTTGTGTTATTCATGGAAATAAAAATGAAAGAGCAAAACTTATAGAAAATATAAATGATTATGATGTTATTTTAACTACTTATGGTACTTTAAGAAATGATGAAGAAAGCTATGAAAAATTGAATTTTGATTATTGCATACTTGATGAAGGGCAAAATATAAAAAATCCATTAGCTCAAAGTACAAAGAGTGTTAAAAATATTAATGCTAAAAGTAAATTTGTATTAACAGGAACGCCAATTGAAAATAATTTAATTGAATTGTGGAGCATTTTTGACTTTATCATGCCAAATTACTTATATAATACAACAACCTTTAAGAAAAAGTTTATTAATAATGATGATACTAAAATTGAACTTCAAAAATATATAAGACCTTTTATGCTACGACGATTAAAAAAAGATGTAATTCGTGAATTACCTGATAAAATAGAGAAAAATTATTATGTTGAACTTACTAAAGAACAAAAGAAAGTATATGCTGCATATGTAAAAGATATTAAAGAGAAAATGGAAGATGAAAATTTTCAAGAGGATAAAATAACTATATTTTCTTATTTAACAAAACTTAGACAGCTTTGTCTAGATCCATCAATAATAGTAGAGAATTATAAAGGTGGGAGTGGAAAAATAGAAGAAGCTTTAAATCTAATTGAAGAAAATATAAAAAATGAACATAAGATTCTTTTATTTTCACAGTTTACATCTGTGCTTAAAAATGTTTCTAAAGAATTAACAAAAAATAACATTGAATATATGTATTTAGATGGAAGTACAAAGGCAAGTAAAAGATTAGAGCTTGTAGATGAATTTAATAATAGCAATAAGTGTAAGGTATTTCTGATTTCATTAAAAGCTGGGGGGACAGGACTTAACTTGACGTCTGCACAGGTTGTTATTCATTTTGACCCCTGGTGGAACCCAGCCGTTGAAGAACAAGCTACTGATAGAGCTCATAGAATAGGACAAAAAAATGTAGTTCAAGTATTTAAGTTAATTTCAGAAGGAACTATAGAAGAAAGAATAATAAATATGCAAGAAAATAAAAAAGAGCTTATAAATGATGTTCTTAACAGTGATTATAAAGGAGAAAATATGCTTTCATCTCTTTCAAAAGAAGAACTAATTAAGTTATTTTCATAA